A single genomic interval of Chrysemys picta bellii isolate R12L10 chromosome 8, ASM1138683v2, whole genome shotgun sequence harbors:
- the ZNF648 gene encoding zinc finger protein 648, with amino-acid sequence MASIECSERLDQEYPSSGLAQGSHGDRKRTTNTWCENDEGDEEEEAEESDSDHFGNGMQKDQDPVSSSSMPRDSMAEDLLCEKDEVFYETFTLINANGVAKKLNMMVSLRTKSDEGDEESSKETVCQKWHSRPVRKPAVLRRSPQGINHFGRVLPSSTEYVDTVVTLDSDLDDPARDSLPCNGMESIKSYMTRKVEGGVFPGNPSMDFSKPGGSKELPLKNKRGVKWLNPKAANKPAEIVGSVGALKAATVRRVRIGTQQVGSNEVEERPYKCMQCGRAFKKSSNLLSHIDTHSGAKPYACELCGKAYSHQGTLQQHKRLHTGERPYKCPFCIKAYTWSSDYRKHIRTHTGEKPYKCLDCEKAFVRSSDLRKHQRNMHSNDKPFPCQECGKTFNKPLSLLRHQRTHLGEKPFHCPDCGKEFAVASRMVEHQRIHTGERPFSCAICGKSFTKSSNLFEHQTLHTGERPFKCSECGMAFAQSSRLIRHQRIHTGERPFACAECGQAFARSSTLKRHQQIHSGEKAYLCSDCGKAFRHASQLTQHMRVHTGERPYQCAQCGKAFTQSTHLIRHQAKHGASNGEPFSSSDE; translated from the coding sequence ATGGCAAGCATAGAATGCTCTGAGAGACTGGACCAGGAATACCCTAGCAGCGGTTTGGCTCAGGGATCCCATGGGGACAGAAAGAGGACCACAAACACATGGTGTGAAAATGATGAAGGcgatgaggaggaggaagctgagGAAAGCGACAGTGATCATTTTGGGAACGGCATGCAGAAGGACCAAGATCCGGTGTCCAGCAGCTCCATGCCGAGGGACAGCATGGCAGAGGACCTTCTGTGTGAGAAAGACGAGGTCTTTTATGAGACCTTCACCCTTATCAATGCCAACGGCGTGGCCAAGAAGTTGAACATGATGGTCAGTCTTCGCACCAAGAGTGATGAGGGCGATGAGGAAAGCAGCAAGGAGACAGTGTGTCAGAAGTGGCATAGCCGGCCAGTGAGGAAGCCTGCTGTTCTTCGGCGCAGCCCACAGGGCATAAATCACTTTGGCAGGGTGCTGCCAAGTTCAACCGAGTACGTGGACACTGTGGTTACCCTGGACAGTGATTTAGACGACCCAGCCAGGGACAGCCTGCCGTGCAATGGCATGGAAAGCATCAAGAGCTACATGACCAGGAAAGTAGAGGGTGGGGTGTTCCCAGGAAATCCAAGTATGGACTTCAGCAAGCCAGGGGGGAGCAAAGAGCTTCCCCTGAAAAACAAGAGAGGGGTGAAGTGGCTGAACCCGAAAGCTGCCAACAAGCCAGCCGAGATAGTGGGCAGTGTTGGGGCCCTGAAAGCAGCCACGGTGAGGAGGGTCAGGATTGGGACGCAGCAGGTGGGCAGCAACGAGGTGGAGGAGCGGCCTTACAAATGCATGCAGTGTGGACGGGCCTTTAAGAAATCAAGCAACCTCCTGAGCCACATTGACACGCACAGTGGGGCCAAGCCGTACGCCTGCGAGTTGTGCGGCAAGGCCTACTCACACCAGGGCACCCTGCAGCAGCACAAGCGGTTGCACACAGGCGAGCGCCCCTACAAGTGCCCGTTCTGCATCAAGGCCTACACCTGGTCCTCGGACTACCGCAAACACATCCGCACGCACACCGGCGAGAAGCCCTACAAGTGCCTGGACTGCGAGAAGGCCTTTGTGCGCTCCTCGGACCTGCGCAAGCATCAGCGCAACATGCACAGCAATGACAAGCCTTTCCCCTGCCAGGAGTGCGGCAAGACCTTCAACAAGCCACTCTCGCTACTGCGCCACCAACGCACCCACCTGGGTGAGAAGCCTTTCCACTGTCCTGACTGCGGCAAAGAGTTTGCCGTGGCCAGCCGCATGGTGGAGCACCAGCGCATCCACACGGGCGAGCGTCCATTCTCCTGTGCCATCTGCGGCAAGTCTTTCACCAAGTCCTCCAATCTCTTCGAGCACCAGACGCTGCACACTGGTGAGCGCCCCTTCAAGTGCTCTGAATGTGGCATGGCCTTTGCCCAGTCCTCACGCCTCATCCGCCACCAGCGCATCCACACCGGTGAGCGGCCCTTCGCCTGCGCCGAGTGTGGGCAGGCCTTCGCCCGCTCCTCCACCCTCAAGAGGCACCAGCAGATCCACAGTGGGGAAAAGGCCTACCTGTGCTCAGACTGTGGCAAGGCCTTCCGCCATGCCTCGCAGCTTACCCAGCACATGCGGGTGCATACGGGGGAACGGCCCTACCAGTGCGCCCAGTGTGGCAAGGCCTTCACTCAGTCCACCCACCTCATCCGCCACCAGGCCAAGCATGGTGCCAGCAATGGGGAGCCGTTCTCCTCTTCCGATGAGTAA